DNA sequence from the Anaerolineales bacterium genome:
CCCTGATTGTACGGCACGCAAACAATCCGCTGGGGCCCGCGGATGCCCGCGCGAACCCGTCGATCGGAGAGCCCGAGCCAATCGCAGCTGGCGAAGGTGCCCACGGTCTACGGTTAGGGGTAGGGGCCGCATTCCGCCCGCCTCCCGCCAGCCCGGAAGCGCCCACCGCTTCCTGACAGGCACGGCCGCCGCCAGCTTCATCGGCCCCATCCTTGGCGATCGCAACGCTCACGCCGCGGATCAGGATGACCACCCCAGCGTGTGGCGGTGACACCGGTCACACCCCGGGTGACCGCGGTGACGGGTCTTGCGGGTCGTGCTGGGGGACAGCTCGCTGCATCAGCACATCAGTCTGCAGGTCAGCGCCCAGCTGGAATGGCTGAGCTCCCACATCCCGGAATCCCCATCTGGCATAGAAGGCGCGGGCGCGGTGGTTTCGCTCCCAGACATCGAGCCACAGGGTCGCGCATCCTCTTTGGCCCGCCTGCTCCAGGCAAGCCCGCATCAGGGCTGCGCCAACCCCCCGACCGATCCAGTCCGGCCGGGCGTAGAACCGAGCGATCTCGATGGGACCTGCCCCCCGGATGGCGGCCGGCGCCACGCCCTCCCGCATGCGGGCGTACCCGACCGGAACGCCTTCGACCTGCGCCACCAGAAACAGGCTGGTCGGCTCAGCCAGTTCTGCGGCCTGGATTTCCGGGGTGAAGGCACCCTCCAGATATGCAGCCAGATTCTCGGGCGTGTTGTCAGGGCCAAAGGTGTGCGCGAAGGCCTGTGCGCCCAATTCCGCAAGGAGCCTACTGTCGGCCGGCGTTGCGAGACGGATTTCGATCGGGGAGAT
Encoded proteins:
- a CDS encoding GNAT family N-acetyltransferase, producing MTARAISPIEIRLATPADSRLLAELGAQAFAHTFGPDNTPENLAAYLEGAFTPEIQAAELAEPTSLFLVAQVEGVPVGYARMREGVAPAAIRGAGPIEIARFYARPDWIGRGVGAALMRACLEQAGQRGCATLWLDVWERNHRARAFYARWGFRDVGAQPFQLGADLQTDVLMQRAVPQHDPQDPSPRSPGV